A stretch of DNA from bacterium:
CGGGCGGCGAACTGCGCACCCGCAAGCTGCTGCTGCTGCGCTGAGCCGCCGCGGCCCGTCTTCCACCTGCGCCAGGACACCGGAAGGGCCGCCGCGCACCCTTCCCATGGTCGGCCCACATCCGTCGCTCCTCCGTCCTCCCTATCTTCCCCCATCGCGACAACCCATCGACAGGAGATCATCATGTCCATCACCCTGCCCCCGCTGCCTTACGCGGCGGACGCCCTGGCCCCGCACCTCGGCGAGCGCACCTTGGGCTTCCACCACGGCAAGCACCACCAGACCTACGTCACCAACCTGGTCAAGTTGATCGAGGGGACGGAGCTGGCCGGCCAGCCCCTGGAGGCCATCGTGCGCGCCAGCGCCGGCGACCCGGGCAAGGCCGGCGTCTTCAACAACGCGGCCCAGGTCTGGAACCACACCTTCTACTTCGAGGGGATGAGGGCGGGCGGCGGCGGCCGGCCGGCGGGCCGTCTGGCCGAGCGCCTGACCCACGACTTCGGCGGCGTGGAGGCCTTCCTTGAGCAGTTCAAGCAGGCCGGCCTTAACCAGTTCGGCAGCGGCTGGGCCTGGCTGGTGGAGGAGGGTGGCGTGCTCAAGGTGACCAAAACAGCCAACGCCGACACGCCGCTGGTCCGCGGCC
This window harbors:
- a CDS encoding superoxide dismutase, giving the protein MSITLPPLPYAADALAPHLGERTLGFHHGKHHQTYVTNLVKLIEGTELAGQPLEAIVRASAGDPGKAGVFNNAAQVWNHTFYFEGMRAGGGGRPAGRLAERLTHDFGGVEAFLEQFKQAGLNQFGSGWAWLVEEGGVLKVTKTANADTPLVRGQRPLLTVDVWEHAYYLDYQNRRVDYLDAFLAHLVDWAAVATRLG